One part of the Bradyrhizobium sp. CB1650 genome encodes these proteins:
- the clpS gene encoding ATP-dependent Clp protease adapter ClpS, which produces MSNDENRPGNVSGPNTSVITKVKPKTKRPNLYRVLILNDDYTPMEFVVHVLEKFFNKDVEAATKIMLHVHHHGIGECGVFTYEIAETKVTQVMDFARKHQHPLQCVMEKK; this is translated from the coding sequence ATGAGCAATGACGAGAACCGTCCCGGCAATGTGTCCGGTCCGAACACCTCGGTCATCACCAAGGTCAAGCCCAAGACCAAACGGCCGAACCTGTACCGCGTCCTGATCCTGAACGACGACTACACGCCGATGGAGTTCGTCGTGCATGTGCTGGAGAAGTTCTTCAACAAGGACGTCGAGGCCGCGACCAAGATCATGCTGCACGTCCATCATCACGGGATCGGGGAGTGCGGCGTGTTCACCTACGAGATTGCCGAGACCAAGGTCACGCAGGTGATGGATTTTGCCCGCAAGCACCAGCACCCGCTGCAATGTGTGATGGAAAAGAAGTAG
- a CDS encoding phasin family protein yields the protein MFKVEDFQNYGKEQFEQCVASATSVQHGLQAIASAYGDYTKKSFEDTKSFVEKLSGVKSLDKALEAQTDFARSSYETFVAESQKIAGLYSDLAKQAFKPVETIVAKFTPASN from the coding sequence ATGTTCAAGGTTGAAGACTTTCAGAACTACGGGAAAGAGCAGTTCGAGCAGTGCGTTGCCTCCGCGACCTCGGTGCAGCACGGCCTCCAGGCGATCGCCAGCGCGTATGGCGACTACACCAAGAAGTCGTTCGAGGACACCAAGTCCTTCGTCGAGAAGCTGTCCGGCGTGAAGTCGCTGGACAAGGCGCTCGAGGCACAGACCGATTTCGCCCGCTCCAGCTACGAGACCTTCGTCGCGGAATCGCAGAAGATCGCCGGCCTCTACAGCGACCTCGCCAAGCAGGCGTTCAAGCCGGTCGAGACCATCGTGGCGAAGTTCACCCCGGCTTCCAATTAA
- a CDS encoding pilus assembly protein — protein sequence MLRLPVVSRLGRQLSRFAAAEQGNIAVIFAISLLPVLGFVGAAVDYTQAVRARSSMQAAIDSTALMLSKDLTSGTITTSEISQKAQDYLSALYTAKTSAPITGITVTYNPATSSSAATIVLNASGSMPTQFIRVLSRLINMLDSTRANSTVFDNIGFNVTSTTTWGNVKMRVALALDNTGSMAQSNKMTALKNAVAGTDGLIDQLSALSKSNGDVYISVIPFAKDVNVGASNYGQSWIDWTDWLNPPTAQPANVLGGYQASLPINWHAVGPGAKCPFTNSLGNTNGRANGAFTCKTAPTSSASGTSTIQSTTITVNGASIQNPICPTFDGNSHTIYNGCWSSEPTGLQEIFCSGSSNCSCPKNSSGNDVSGCTCIGSGTSKSCTGWTYVHNWTQPGPNDTTHNTGQPRVSAAVGFRDATHTPNTEHIWTPNATSVANDWRQASSNPISTWTGCVADRTQPNDATGVSPTSSDVTTLFPANEYYENSTSYCSSSASTTLGQVIPLTYNWSALKTAVNAMEPTGGTNQAVGLAWAWQSLLQGNPLNAPAESTSSGSTYNRVIILLSDGLNTEDRWPAYGNGSNQTTTYGNSTFPGSIDARQQLLCDNLKNAKDSNGAAMYTIYTIQVNTGGDPTSAILKYCASSPDKFYELTSSTQIVTTFNSIGTALSKLRVAR from the coding sequence ATGCTTCGCCTGCCCGTTGTCAGCCGTCTTGGTCGACAGCTCTCCCGTTTCGCGGCTGCCGAGCAAGGCAATATCGCCGTCATTTTTGCCATCTCCCTGCTCCCGGTGCTGGGCTTTGTCGGCGCAGCCGTCGACTATACCCAGGCCGTCAGGGCGCGTTCCTCGATGCAGGCAGCCATCGACTCCACCGCGCTGATGCTCTCCAAGGACCTGACCTCTGGCACCATCACGACGTCGGAGATCAGCCAAAAGGCGCAGGACTATCTCAGCGCGCTCTATACCGCGAAGACTTCCGCCCCGATCACCGGCATCACCGTCACGTACAACCCGGCCACCAGCAGCAGCGCCGCGACGATTGTGCTCAATGCAAGCGGCTCGATGCCGACTCAGTTCATCCGTGTTCTGTCTCGCCTGATCAATATGCTGGATTCGACGCGAGCGAACTCGACGGTGTTCGACAACATCGGTTTCAACGTTACCTCGACGACGACCTGGGGCAACGTGAAGATGCGCGTGGCGCTGGCGCTCGACAACACGGGATCGATGGCGCAGAGCAACAAGATGACGGCGCTGAAGAATGCGGTCGCGGGAACCGACGGCCTGATCGACCAGCTCAGCGCACTCAGCAAGAGCAACGGCGACGTCTATATTTCGGTCATTCCCTTTGCCAAGGACGTCAATGTCGGCGCGAGCAATTATGGCCAGAGCTGGATCGACTGGACCGATTGGCTGAACCCGCCGACCGCGCAGCCCGCCAACGTGCTTGGCGGCTACCAGGCAAGCCTGCCCATCAACTGGCATGCGGTGGGACCTGGCGCGAAGTGCCCATTCACCAACTCCCTCGGCAACACCAATGGCCGCGCCAATGGCGCGTTCACATGCAAGACCGCACCGACAAGCAGCGCTTCGGGCACATCAACGATCCAGTCGACCACGATTACCGTGAACGGCGCGAGCATCCAGAATCCGATTTGCCCGACCTTCGATGGCAACTCGCACACGATCTACAACGGCTGCTGGAGCAGTGAGCCGACTGGCCTTCAGGAAATCTTCTGCAGCGGAAGCTCGAACTGCAGTTGCCCGAAGAATTCCTCCGGTAACGACGTGTCCGGCTGCACTTGCATCGGTAGCGGCACCAGCAAATCTTGCACCGGCTGGACCTATGTTCACAACTGGACACAGCCTGGCCCCAACGACACGACGCACAATACGGGCCAACCGAGAGTTTCCGCCGCCGTCGGTTTCCGGGATGCGACGCATACGCCCAACACGGAGCACATCTGGACCCCCAACGCTACCAGTGTCGCGAATGACTGGCGGCAGGCTTCCAGCAATCCCATCAGCACCTGGACGGGCTGCGTCGCAGACCGCACCCAGCCGAATGACGCGACCGGCGTATCGCCGACGTCCTCCGACGTGACGACGTTGTTTCCCGCCAACGAATATTACGAGAACAGCACCTCCTATTGCAGCAGTAGCGCTTCGACCACGCTCGGGCAGGTCATCCCCCTGACCTACAACTGGAGCGCTCTGAAGACCGCGGTCAACGCGATGGAGCCAACGGGCGGCACCAACCAGGCCGTCGGACTGGCTTGGGCTTGGCAGTCGTTGCTGCAGGGCAATCCTCTGAACGCGCCCGCGGAGAGCACTAGCAGCGGCTCCACGTACAACAGGGTCATCATCCTGCTGTCCGATGGTCTGAACACCGAGGACCGCTGGCCGGCCTATGGCAACGGCAGCAACCAGACCACGACCTACGGCAACAGCACGTTCCCTGGCTCGATCGATGCCCGGCAGCAATTATTGTGCGACAATCTCAAGAATGCGAAAGATTCCAACGGCGCGGCGATGTACACGATCTACACGATCCAGGTAAACACGGGCGGGGATCCGACCTCGGCGATCCTGAAATATTGCGCGAGCAGCCCGGACAAGTTCTACGAGCTCACCAGTTCGACCCAGATCGTGACGACTTTCAACTCGATCGGAACGGCGCTGAGCAAGCTGCGCGTGGCCCGCTGA
- a CDS encoding D-alanyl-D-alanine carboxypeptidase: protein MLRKSLSSSRLARVGVFGLLTVTTTVIITTDAAEARRHRHRQYAHHRVQRDASESSSTKFASIIVDGNSGAVLQSTNPDGLRHPASLTKIMTLYLLFERLESGKMKLDTEMPVSQHAADQDPTKLNLRPGQTIRVEDAIKGLVTRSANDAAVVIAEAIGGDEDDFAQMMTRKARALGMSRTIYRNASGLPNDEQVTTARDQAALGRAIQDRFPRYYRYFSTASFNFRGQSIRNHNHLLGSVEGIDGIKTGYTRASGFNLVSSLHRGNRFLIGVVLGGRSGGSRDAIMRNLLAENLEKGAGTRTVAAITERNGSSSDTDVADASETPARPAPQVQAAAAPEAAAPRAASRLSALAAATAAMPPAQPRPEAKPAEARIEPAPLTNGVIASQPLSIIPGSSEPMKPVRVKTVQVKAGPVKVASAAPAQAAPPVTSTIPPRVDVAETSGAVVARADAVNRPEVVNKPEAQKAEVARAELPPQPPGFGTGNGILGVLPAATPAAPAPAPKLASADPAPIQMSSTTRPVVSHSGWIVQVGALESESEAQHRIEAARSSARGLLSKADPFTETVVAKDNRKLYRARFAGLERDQAEAVCRTLKRADISCITVRN, encoded by the coding sequence ATGCTTCGTAAAAGCTTGTCTTCCTCGCGCTTGGCGCGGGTTGGGGTTTTCGGGCTTCTTACAGTCACCACCACGGTCATCATCACCACCGATGCTGCCGAGGCGCGGCGCCACCGGCATCGTCAGTACGCGCACCACCGGGTGCAGCGCGATGCGTCCGAGAGCTCCAGCACGAAATTCGCGTCGATCATCGTCGATGGCAATTCCGGCGCGGTGCTGCAGTCGACGAATCCCGACGGGCTTCGCCATCCCGCCTCGCTCACCAAGATCATGACGCTCTATCTGCTGTTCGAGCGTCTGGAGTCCGGCAAGATGAAGCTCGACACCGAAATGCCGGTGTCCCAGCACGCCGCCGACCAGGATCCGACCAAGCTCAACTTGCGTCCGGGCCAGACCATCCGCGTCGAGGACGCGATCAAGGGTCTCGTCACCCGTTCCGCCAACGACGCGGCCGTCGTCATTGCCGAAGCGATCGGCGGCGACGAAGACGATTTCGCCCAGATGATGACGCGCAAGGCGCGCGCGCTCGGCATGTCCAGGACCATCTATCGCAACGCCTCGGGCCTGCCGAACGACGAGCAGGTCACGACGGCCCGCGACCAGGCCGCCCTCGGCCGTGCCATTCAGGACCGTTTCCCGCGCTACTATCGTTATTTCTCGACCGCCTCGTTCAATTTCCGGGGTCAGTCGATCCGCAATCACAATCACCTGCTCGGCAGCGTCGAGGGCATCGACGGCATCAAGACCGGCTACACCCGCGCCTCCGGCTTCAACCTCGTGAGCTCACTGCACCGCGGCAACCGCTTCCTCATCGGCGTGGTCCTGGGCGGCCGCAGCGGCGGCTCGCGTGATGCCATCATGCGCAACCTGCTCGCGGAGAATCTCGAGAAGGGCGCGGGCACCCGCACCGTTGCCGCCATTACCGAGCGCAACGGCTCCAGCTCCGACACCGACGTTGCCGACGCCTCCGAGACACCGGCCCGCCCCGCTCCGCAGGTCCAGGCGGCAGCCGCTCCCGAAGCGGCCGCACCGCGTGCGGCCTCGCGCCTATCGGCGCTTGCTGCCGCGACCGCCGCGATGCCGCCGGCCCAACCCAGGCCTGAGGCCAAGCCGGCCGAAGCCAGGATCGAGCCCGCGCCGCTGACCAATGGCGTGATCGCGAGCCAGCCGCTTTCAATCATCCCGGGCTCCTCCGAGCCGATGAAGCCGGTTCGCGTGAAGACCGTGCAGGTCAAGGCCGGCCCGGTGAAGGTCGCCTCTGCCGCACCGGCGCAGGCTGCACCGCCGGTGACCAGCACCATTCCGCCGCGCGTCGACGTCGCCGAGACCTCCGGCGCGGTCGTCGCCCGGGCGGACGCCGTCAACAGGCCTGAAGTCGTCAACAAGCCGGAAGCCCAGAAGGCCGAGGTCGCCCGCGCCGAACTGCCGCCGCAGCCGCCGGGCTTCGGCACCGGTAACGGCATCCTCGGCGTGCTGCCGGCCGCAACTCCCGCCGCTCCTGCGCCGGCCCCGAAGCTCGCCTCCGCCGATCCGGCGCCGATTCAGATGAGCAGCACCACCAGACCAGTCGTCAGCCACAGCGGCTGGATCGTTCAGGTCGGCGCGCTCGAGAGCGAGAGCGAAGCCCAGCACCGCATCGAAGCCGCGCGCAGCTCGGCCCGCGGCCTGCTGAGCAAGGCTGACCCGTTCACCGAGACGGTCGTCGCCAAGGACAATCGCAAGCTCTACCGCGCCCGCTTTGCCGGGCTCGAGCGGGATCAGGCCGAAGCGGTGTGCCGCACTCTGAAGCGCGCCGACATCTCCTGCATCACCGTCCGCAACTGA